A window of Pelagicoccus enzymogenes contains these coding sequences:
- a CDS encoding hybrid sensor histidine kinase/response regulator, producing MSLSAALDKRVRVLLVDDSSDDRFLVSERVKEFSFPIELRTAESLEAAESLAVGGGFDVVLLDLDLGPSFGTRTLEAARKLFPAAAIVLLTGNDDQAMMLSCLKSGAQDFLVKGRYNSVELEKAIRFAVARHARTTELEHKTRELDFMLDTQQIGLLVLDEANRIVHCNEAACEIFEYESKDLQGTSSLLPVPRSGMSEVSFGVASGADKLLEVRATESEWRGRAVRLVTVMDVTERKDMERRAADGEKLETVARVCFGVAHEFNNLLAMTRTKADFLETLSTVDPVWAAHIEDLQMACERGSNLVRQLMTFYGKEEQANTEETTVEVVSFLRSWEPYLESIVGLEHSVDLVLDMEPAFISISERSLSKVLAGLVANACDAMPNGGRVRIRPVLMESSKLKRARARQGARHVCISVRDEGCGISPENQLRVFEPFFTTKDTKAGRGLGLSVVSNLLREHGAWIEFDSEEGRGSEFRIILENVEQLEAPVKEEPVAAPEAAKPEEAIGKSTTVLVVDDEPIIRFSIARLLEACGCEVRCAENGLNALEYLEDITQPCDVLLTDINMPLLGGIELANRAVYLREGLRIVVMSGYGAGVLDPKWVQEKDAAFLSKPFKIDELKAAVLHVGKATS from the coding sequence GTGTCCCTCTCTGCCGCTCTAGACAAACGCGTCCGCGTCTTGCTTGTAGACGATAGCTCCGATGATCGTTTTCTGGTTTCGGAGCGGGTGAAGGAATTTTCCTTTCCCATAGAGTTGCGTACGGCGGAGTCCTTGGAGGCAGCCGAGTCCTTGGCTGTGGGCGGTGGCTTCGACGTGGTTTTACTGGACTTGGACTTGGGGCCAAGCTTTGGGACGCGGACCTTGGAGGCGGCTCGGAAACTCTTTCCCGCGGCGGCGATCGTTTTGCTGACGGGGAACGACGACCAGGCGATGATGCTGAGTTGCTTGAAGTCGGGGGCCCAGGACTTTCTGGTCAAGGGGCGCTACAACTCGGTGGAGCTGGAGAAGGCGATTCGTTTCGCGGTGGCGCGCCATGCTCGAACGACTGAGCTCGAACACAAGACCCGGGAGCTGGACTTCATGCTCGATACGCAGCAGATCGGGCTGCTGGTCTTGGACGAGGCAAACCGGATCGTCCACTGCAACGAGGCAGCGTGTGAAATTTTTGAATACGAGAGCAAGGACTTGCAGGGTACCTCCAGCTTGCTGCCGGTTCCTCGTTCGGGAATGAGCGAGGTTTCCTTTGGAGTCGCGAGCGGAGCCGACAAGTTGCTTGAGGTGCGGGCCACGGAGTCCGAATGGCGAGGCCGGGCGGTCCGCTTGGTTACGGTGATGGACGTCACGGAGCGCAAGGACATGGAGCGAAGGGCTGCGGATGGGGAGAAGCTCGAGACGGTGGCCCGGGTTTGTTTTGGAGTCGCCCACGAGTTCAACAACCTCTTGGCCATGACCCGCACCAAGGCGGACTTTCTGGAAACGCTCAGCACGGTGGATCCGGTTTGGGCGGCTCACATCGAGGACTTGCAGATGGCCTGCGAGCGTGGATCGAACCTAGTGAGGCAGCTGATGACTTTTTACGGGAAAGAGGAGCAAGCGAACACGGAGGAGACTACCGTGGAAGTCGTGTCCTTCCTGAGGTCTTGGGAACCTTACCTGGAGTCGATCGTGGGACTGGAGCACTCGGTGGATCTCGTCTTGGATATGGAACCCGCTTTCATCAGCATATCCGAACGCAGCTTGAGCAAGGTGCTGGCGGGCTTGGTGGCGAATGCCTGCGACGCGATGCCCAATGGGGGGCGGGTGCGTATCCGCCCGGTTTTGATGGAATCGAGCAAGCTGAAGCGGGCGCGCGCTCGCCAAGGGGCTCGTCACGTTTGCATTTCCGTGCGGGACGAGGGATGCGGGATTTCGCCGGAGAACCAGCTGAGGGTTTTCGAGCCGTTTTTCACGACCAAGGATACCAAGGCGGGTCGCGGTCTGGGCTTGTCGGTGGTGAGCAACCTGCTGCGGGAGCACGGCGCTTGGATCGAGTTCGATAGCGAGGAGGGCCGCGGCTCCGAGTTTCGCATTATTCTCGAGAACGTGGAGCAACTGGAGGCGCCCGTGAAGGAGGAGCCGGTGGCGGCGCCCGAGGCGGCGAAGCCGGAGGAGGCGATCGGGAAATCGACCACGGTGCTGGTGGTGGATGATGAGCCGATCATTCGCTTCAGCATCGCTCGCTTGCTGGAGGCTTGCGGTTGCGAGGTCCGCTGCGCGGAAAACGGCCTGAACGCGCTGGAGTACTTGGAAGACATCACTCAGCCTTGCGACGTTTTGTTGACCGACATCAACATGCCGCTCTTGGGTGGGATCGAGCTTGCGAACCGGGCGGTCTACTTGCGCGAAGGGCTGCGCATCGTGGTAATGAGCGGCTACGGGGCAGGTGTGCTCGATCCGAAATGGGTGCAGGAAAAGGATGCGGCCTTCCTGAGCAAACCCTTCAAAATTGATGAACTGAAGGCTGCGGTCTTGCATGTCGGCAAGGCGACTTCGTAG